One stretch of Cygnus olor isolate bCygOlo1 chromosome 1, bCygOlo1.pri.v2, whole genome shotgun sequence DNA includes these proteins:
- the NDUFB2 gene encoding NADH dehydrogenase [ubiquinone] 1 beta subcomplex subunit 2, mitochondrial isoform X1 — protein MLASLGRCAGRLLRAGGTGTGIGTGIGRRHAGGGAHIEPRYRQFPELTRAQAVRSELLSGFMWFWILWHLWHSSDMVLGHFPYPDPAAWTDEELGIPPDDAE, from the exons ATGTTGGCGTCGCTGGGGCGCTGCGCGGGGCGGCTGCTGCGGGCCGgaggcaccggcaccgggaTCGGCACCGGGATCGGGCGGCGGCA tgcgggcggcggggcgcacATCGAGCCGCGGTACCGGCAGTTCCCGGAGCTGACGCGGGCGCAGGCGGTGCGGAGCGAGCTCCTCAGCGGCTTCATGTGGTTCTGGATCCTGTGGCACCTGTGGCACAGCTCCGACATGGTGCTG GGCCACTTCCCCTACCCCGACCCCGCGGCGTGGACGGACGAGGAGCTCGGCATCCCCCCGGACGACGCGGAGTAG
- the NDUFB2 gene encoding NADH dehydrogenase [ubiquinone] 1 beta subcomplex subunit 2, mitochondrial isoform X2 gives MLASLGRCAGRLLRAGGTGTGIGTGIGRRHAGGGAHIEPRYRQFPELTRAQAVRSELLSGFMWFWILWHLWHSSDMVLVCGTEAVPGMKSLALLSRFQ, from the exons ATGTTGGCGTCGCTGGGGCGCTGCGCGGGGCGGCTGCTGCGGGCCGgaggcaccggcaccgggaTCGGCACCGGGATCGGGCGGCGGCA tgcgggcggcggggcgcacATCGAGCCGCGGTACCGGCAGTTCCCGGAGCTGACGCGGGCGCAGGCGGTGCGGAGCGAGCTCCTCAGCGGCTTCATGTGGTTCTGGATCCTGTGGCACCTGTGGCACAGCTCCGACATGGTGCTG GTCTGCGGAACCGAAGCGGTCCCTGGAATGAAGTCTTTGGCTCTTCTGTCCCGATTTCAATAA